A region of the Clostridium estertheticum subsp. estertheticum genome:
TAAAAGCAGATTAATATCCGTACTCGATAAAGCTTCAAGAAGTGAAGGATTAGTTCCTCCCACTGAATGTCCATGAATATATGCAAACGCTTCTTCTCTTATCTTTTTTAGAAGTTCATTATCATAAACAGTTCCTACAAATTTTATTCGTGTGTCGCAAGTAAAGTTCGTAGCCTTTAGTAATCTTTCATAAAATTTATTTTTCTCGACGTTTGTAATTATAACAAGATCCTTATCAACATCCGATTTCATAAACTCTCTTATCATAGTCTCATAACTGTTCTCGGGTACAAATCTACCAACAATTAAGTAATATTCTTTCCTTTTTATTAAGAAATCGTCAAAAAAGTTTGTTATAACATCATCCTTCTCCATTAGCTTAGATCTTCCGATTTCCGCTCCATAAGCTATAAATGTAGTATTAGGCTTGTACATATCATAATCTGTATTTATGTAATCCTCTATACCTTTTGAATCACATATTAGTAAATCTGCATGTTTTACCATCAGTTTCTCAGAAAATTTCCAATAATTCCTTACAGGAATACTCCATTTACTACGTTTCCATTCATGCCCATCAGGATTTATATAAAGCTTTATTCCCAAATCCTTGAGTTGTTTCTTGTAAAATGATATAAATGGACCAATACGACAAGCAAGAATAAGAACAATTGAATTAGATAATTTCTTTTCCTTAATATATTTTATTGATGTGCTTAAAGCTTGCAAATCATAAAGTACTGCTTTTGCACTACCTATGTCTTTTACATTAACATTAAAACATCTTGCTTTATTATAATAAAACTCTTCTTCCTTAACATTTAGGCAAGCCACATGATACATGATATCCTGACTTTTTTTATAAAGAGTTAATTTATCTACGAAAGTCTCGAATCCACCATAATTAGATGGTATTCCTTTAGAACCTATAATGAATACATCTGTCATTTGTTTACACCTCTATTTTTGTTTTATAAAATTATATTTAGTCCGTTTCATTTAGGAATACACCTATAATATTAGCATGCACTTTTTGAAGAATTTCTTTAGCCTTATGCGCAGATTTTCTTTCTGTTTTTCCTGATTTAACAACAAGAACACATCCATCAGTATATCTTGATAAAACCTCAGCATCAGCACCTATTGTAATCGGAGGTGTATCAATAATGATATAATCATAATCTTTCTTTAATGAAATTATAAATTCATTAAATCTTGATGATACAAAAAGTTCCGCATAATTTAATGTTACTGTACCAGACGTCAGTATAGATAAATTCTTTATCTTCGTAGTCTTAACTACTTTTTCAAACAATTCATCTCCGGATAAATAATTAACAAGTCCTTTATCATTTGTTAAATCAAACATGTTGTGTATATTCGGCTTTTTCAGATCACAATCAACAATTATAGTTTTTTTACCACTTTTTGCAAGTAATAGTGAAAGATATGATGTTGTAGTTGATCTACCTTCACTACTGCCAGCACTAGTTATCATAATAACCTTTTTTTCACTGTCCGCGTTTAAGAGTTGAATATTTGATATTAATCCGTTAAATGCTTTTAA
Encoded here:
- the cps2T gene encoding beta 1-4 rhamnosyltransferase Cps2T produces the protein MTDVFIIGSKGIPSNYGGFETFVDKLTLYKKSQDIMYHVACLNVKEEEFYYNKARCFNVNVKDIGSAKAVLYDLQALSTSIKYIKEKKLSNSIVLILACRIGPFISFYKKQLKDLGIKLYINPDGHEWKRSKWSIPVRNYWKFSEKLMVKHADLLICDSKGIEDYINTDYDMYKPNTTFIAYGAEIGRSKLMEKDDVITNFFDDFLIKRKEYYLIVGRFVPENSYETMIREFMKSDVDKDLVIITNVEKNKFYERLLKATNFTCDTRIKFVGTVYDNELLKKIREEAFAYIHGHSVGGTNPSLLEALSSTDINLLLDVNFNKEVGKNGAMYFSDEDGNLASLISKAEKLTENEILAMSTRATNRIKDSYSWDKIVHDYEELFL
- a CDS encoding CpsD/CapB family tyrosine-protein kinase, coding for MGKTKYTEYLNLDSINLKAFNGLISNIQLLNADSEKKVIMITSAGSSEGRSTTTSYLSLLLAKSGKKTIIVDCDLKKPNIHNMFDLTNDKGLVNYLSGDELFEKVVKTTKIKNLSILTSGTVTLNYAELFVSSRFNEFIISLKKDYDYIIIDTPPITIGADAEVLSRYTDGCVLVVKSGKTERKSAHKAKEILQKVHANIIGVFLNETD